The Desulfovibrio sp. G11 region CAATCTTTCCGTTTCAGAAGATTCCTCACTCTCCCCTCCGGCGCTGCGGAGTGCAGGCGCGGCGACAGTAAGCCGAGTTTACGACCCCGAAGCCGCACGCAAAGCCAAGATGACAGAATCGAAGCTGCGCGAAACCTTCCGTCAGGCGCTGCTCCGTCTGAAGCGCCCGCGCGAGCGCCAGGGGGCTTTAAAAGCGCTTGAACAGCTTGCCGAAACAACAGAAGATATCTGCACAGCTCACAAGCACATGTTCAGAGACTTCGGCGTGAGGCTGCGGCAAAGTGCCCATCCGGATCTGGCCCTTCTGTTCAGCCGCAAGGTTGTGCAACTGGCTCCGGATGATGACCATGCCCACTTTAATCTGGCCCGCATTCTCTGTATGCTTGGGCAATACGATGATGCGGCCGCCCATATTCGCACGGCCATGGGTATGAATAGCGATAAGGGTCTGTATTTTCGGATGCTTGTATATATTCGCAAAGAAAAGCTGCAAAACCGGGGGCGAAGCGCTTCGCCCGGCCGGTAAAACGGCAGTTGGTCAACACTTGTTTTGGCAGGAGCCTTTTGGCATGAACAAAGTAATATTAAGTCTTCTTCTGGCTGTCTGTGTACTGGGCATGGCCCTTATTATGCTTAACGAAAAGCTGCGTAAACCGGAGCAGACCCCCATCACGCAGACAACCATAAGCTCGCAGGCTGCTGATGCCGCTGCGGGACTCCCCGAAGCGCAGGACGCAGCCCCCGGCACTCTGCTGCCCGGCAGTGACAGCCAGCCGCTGGCTTCCGACGGCACAGCAGCCCCCTACCTGCCGCCCCTGCCTGTGGAATCCAGCCACAGCCTCACACCGCCCGACCGCGCGTCCCGCCCGGATGCAGAAATGCCCAGCGCCCCAGTGCGTGCGCCCCTGCCCGAGCCGGTAAAGCACACCTCCGTGCCTTCCAGCACCGCAGGCGAAACACCCGCCGCCCGGCAGGCCGGAACCGTAACAAAGAGCACCGCGCCCGCGCAGACGCCTCCGGCGGCCACAGAAAAAACGCAGCCCGCCGAGAAAAAAACACAGGAGCGCACCACGGCGGAAAAACCCGCCCCCAAAAAGCTTGAGATCACCCGCTTTGTAGTTTTTTCCCGCGACAAAGGAGCCACTGTCCGCCTGGTAGGCACCGCGCCCATCGACTATAAGAGCATGACGCTTAACAATCCGGAAAGGCTCGTCATCGACCTTGAAGGCAAGTGGCAGATCAAAGCTCCCGGGGTTCCAAAAAATCCTCTGGTCACCAATGTGCGCCTGGGGAAATTTACGGACAAGACAAGAGTGGTTATTGACCTTTCCGGCAAGCCTGCGCACACACGCTACATCCTTTCAAAGGACAGGCTGTCTCTGGATATCAGGGTAGACCAGTAATCACCCTGTATTCCCGATCTTTCACCGTCAAGGCCCCGGGCGTATATGCCGGGGCCTTGACGTTTCGGGACACGCATGCGTCCGACACCTAGTAACCGCACGCATACCGGTCACAGGCAGCACGCGTCTTCATACGCCCGCAGCGCCTCGGGAAAAGGCGCAAGTACACGCGGCAGCACCCCTTGGGCGAGAGAAATAGCCACTCCGTAATTGGTGATGGGCAGCCCCGCCCGGGTTGCAGCGTGCAGGCGCGCCATCATCTGCCCGCGCGTAATAACGCAGCCGCCGCAATGCACGACGGCCTTGCAATCCCCGCTGTACCCGGAAAACTCCTTGCCTGCGG contains the following coding sequences:
- a CDS encoding AMIN domain-containing protein — translated: MNKVILSLLLAVCVLGMALIMLNEKLRKPEQTPITQTTISSQAADAAAGLPEAQDAAPGTLLPGSDSQPLASDGTAAPYLPPLPVESSHSLTPPDRASRPDAEMPSAPVRAPLPEPVKHTSVPSSTAGETPAARQAGTVTKSTAPAQTPPAATEKTQPAEKKTQERTTAEKPAPKKLEITRFVVFSRDKGATVRLVGTAPIDYKSMTLNNPERLVIDLEGKWQIKAPGVPKNPLVTNVRLGKFTDKTRVVIDLSGKPAHTRYILSKDRLSLDIRVDQ